The Christiangramia flava JLT2011 genome has a segment encoding these proteins:
- a CDS encoding DUF423 domain-containing protein translates to MRELVLFFGGMYGTLAVILGAFGAHALKRSFNDDQLKSFETGVRYQMYHAILLLVSGIAFPFLETGQVLFAWAVIIGVFLFSFSIYGLTWFASRGKKLSFLGPVTPFGGLLLIIGWIIFTIEIMSIAPYFQP, encoded by the coding sequence ATGAGAGAATTGGTTTTGTTTTTCGGCGGGATGTATGGAACGCTGGCAGTGATTTTGGGTGCTTTTGGAGCCCATGCCTTAAAAAGATCTTTCAATGATGACCAGCTGAAAAGTTTTGAAACAGGGGTGCGTTACCAGATGTACCATGCCATTTTGCTATTGGTAAGCGGAATTGCCTTTCCGTTTTTGGAAACAGGACAGGTGCTATTTGCCTGGGCAGTAATAATCGGCGTTTTTCTGTTCTCCTTCAGTATTTATGGACTTACGTGGTTTGCTTCCAGAGGGAAAAAACTTAGCTTTCTGGGGCCGGTCACCCCGTTTGGCGGTTTATTGCTGATCATTGGATGGATCATTTTCACTATTGAAATCATGTCCATCGCGCCTTATTTTCAGCCTTAG